DNA sequence from the Mangifera indica cultivar Alphonso chromosome 18, CATAS_Mindica_2.1, whole genome shotgun sequence genome:
CCGCAAATTACTTCAATATACTATTAACAAAATACATATagcattttgttttgtttctaaatgacccaaaaaattatataccaaaaccCTTTAGATCGCATTAATAATcgtattaattaaatttcattatcactataaaaaaaaaaagtttaaatgaaaataaaaaataatcaaaataagcaCAACTATAAGGATATTCAACTATGTacaatatgtaaaaattttactgttactaATAATTGTCCTTTTAAATTCAATACTCCGTTAATAAATTTTACTGCAAGAATATTTTTCTATACATTCAAATCAGTTCGGAATGGTTCCATGTCAATCTTAACATGACTCAGTTTAATTTAATAGATTTCGTATAAACAAAAAAGTCAACTTTAACacaattatttttgtattgtatTGAGCTAACAAGTCGTATAAAAAATTGTCACTTCATGTTTACACTCAAATTTATACCTACTGTTTATGTTAGAATTGGACTTGAGTTGAGTCAGTTTGATCTCGActtagtatttaattaaaaatgagttgaatttgagttagagtTACTCCAGTTCAAGTTCGAATTTGTTTGGCTTAAATCAAATGAATTGTTAAAATGTCTTTAACAAGTTCATCCTTTTTTACAatctttcttattctttgaCTCTGTCTCTGATGATTATTCTTCATCGTCATCTCTTATGAGTCTTCTTTTTCACTAACTTCCAATGACTTTTCTAATGACTTTATCACTAAACCAAACTTTATGGATTTAAATTAGGTTTGAGTTAACCCCTATCTAAGCTTGACTAAAGTTTACCCATAGTTAGTGCACATATTTTAACTCAAGAGTATTACTCTTTCTTacacaataaaactatgtgtacccaaagtgagtatacaaatatgtatatacttatatgtgttgtcacatgattggataatttttaattaaaaataaagtaacacttaattatgtgattatatatataagtttgtaCCCAAATTGGATACACGTAATATTACTCTAATGTTATTGTTAAccacaaaattcaaaaacatgtaatatgttttcaatcaaatgttatatgtataaataaatactaaattaagtattaatgatgatatgtcacAATATGACAAGATgttacttttttcttaattgaaaatcattcaatcacgtGTAATACATCGTCATTGATATGAAAACATATAGTTTTACggataaataacatttaatatgtttactcgaaaataattttttccgtatggattttactataatttaatattttacaaatatcaccacacaaatcataaatatataaggtagtcaaattatatatcatattgaaaatctaatatttGAATTGTGTATTATGAATCAAATCTTatgataaactttaaaaataataaaataataatttttttgtaatatcattattttagaaaatattacaaatacttttaaagttttgaaaaatcttaCTTTTTCATGTCATCTCTTTTTCgaaaataataaagttttatcatgTCACCATTTTTCAAAAAGTGTATTggtttgtattaataaaattatcgaTATGGATCTATATAttcgtattatatgatatacgTATTGTGATATACCAAATTTTCATCCACCATAAGATATGTATCACATGGTTTTGAAAACAGGATCGAATCAACTAGTTTGACCAATTGAATAGGAACCCACTAACCAAAAGGGTTTCGATTAATTTGAAAACTGTTTTTGAAGTTAAACTATTTTGGAATAGATTAAATCGTTTGAACCATCCAATTAGAGCAAGCaaaaaaattcagtttggtctaatcaacataaaaaatagtttttttaattcattattaattaaactcaagacctcatatatcaattttgaaaatgtataatatcaaacgaagtttattttaatataaaaatattccagattatatatttaataataaattatgcatactatgattattttcttttactttaaatcatctaattacatattgtaaaatcaattattataaattagttaataaaaaatatttagtcaTAATgtttcttaataatttatttatatagccaaaggaatatttttcacctaagttttaattcaaaaataaatacacactcataagattttaaaaacttaaacactcatcCATGAACCAAtaaccattaatttttttgataaaactaagggtaaaataatcattttattaaaaatattaaaaaatatataattttatctcagtTTCCATCTggattttgaaaactcatatttcaCCCCCTAaactcaactttgaaaaattatttttttcctctaaatcCCTAGCTTTTTCTCCCCTCTCCAGCGACGGTGATGGTGATCACCACCATCTCTACCCTTAGTATAACCATCTCCCTCCTTAGCAGATAATGTCGatggagacgaagaactttgtctttgCCACGATGATGAGTCTCGTCTTTCCGTCAAGAGCGTCTTTGTCTCTTTGTTGACAAAGACAAAAGACGAAAAATCTTCGTCTCTTCCTCGACGGATGAGATGACTCATCTCTCATTTTCGTCAATCGAGACAaagttttttgtctttattgatGTCGTTTGTTGAGAAGAGAGACAACTAAACTAAAAGTGGAAACGGTGATGATCACCAATGCTAGAGAGgaaagaaaatcttaagaatttgagagaaaatataactttttaaagttaaggttGAAAGGtaaaatacaagtttttaaaattcaagaaaaaaaatatatttttaatattattgataagttaatgattttatctttaaatttaacctaaaaaaaataattataattgattgataaataaatatttaaaatttaaaattatgtgaacatatatttgtatttacattttaccttagatgggaaatagtccttcggcctaTTTACATTAGCAAACGACTTTGATTGCGACGTAATTATTTACCGTAAGTGAACAGCTAATTGAAAGAATTAAGCAAGGGTCAAAAAGTGGTCAAAACGTAAAGGGCAGTCAAAGAGAGGAAAAcggaaaattattattattatctaattttcttagaagagaggaaaaaaataaaacgacGACGTAATATTTTAGTGTCTGACACTCTCTCACACAGTCCAGCTATTACCGCGTTGGCAAACATCATTATCATCTGCCAATAATCTCTTGCAACTGTGGGGTCTTCAACCACTCCACAGGTTTGATCTCTGCATGCGCGACACGTGGCTTCATCTACTTCACCACTTTATTACTCTCCATACACACGCATCACACGTCAAAAAGTCCCTCTCTCTTCCACTCAACTCGACTCAGCTgcagtaaaagaaaaataaaaatgcaatcTTTAAAGACTAGTCTACAGTGTCTACTTAACTGGCCACTGTGAAAAGGTTTAGATTTTCTTAGGTGTCCAGTGAAGGACAAATTAGTGGAGGAAATCATATACTTTAGTTAAAGATTTGGGTAGTACTTTTTCTGCAAAAATTttcacagttttttttttttttaatttttatttatttttattttggtttttacaGAGGCACGCCCTTTATTGATGGTGCTGTGTTTCTCCTTTTTATTCTGCAACAACCACAAATAAAacccttttcctttttttgagAATCCATTCTTTTGTTTGTTCTGAATTCTCTTAAAAGCAAGCCAAACCCAAAGCAAAACCATGTCAGGTTTGTATAATCCCAACTTCTCACCTGCAAGAGCTGCTTCACCACAAATTAGAAGCACCCCAGATATTGACAGGTATACCCTCAAAGAAAGTCTTTATTTTTCTCACTTTTCACTCATCGGAGCTCCTGACTGCAACAATAACTTGTTGTTGTTTTCTTGCTGTTAATTTTTATGTCGGTTTACTTTTGTTTCGTAATTCTCTTGGTTTCTGATCTATGTCGGTTGATTGTTCTGTTTCCAGTCAATATTTGTCAGAGCTTTTGGCAGAACATCAAAAGCTTGGACCTTTCACTCAGGTGCTCCCGATATGCAGCCGACTATTAACTCAAGGTTTTTCTTAAATCTCTCAGTTTTGGATCTAGGTTTTTCTGCCTTTAAATGGGATTTTTTTAGTTCTCCCTTGTTTTGCCTCTTTAACTGCATTGCTGCTCTTACTGCTGTACTTGCTTTGTGCATTTAGATCATTTTGATTGTGCTACTGTTTTCATTAACCTTAAGGACTAGCCTTAGCTGCTCTTGAAATGATACCATCGAATATGCATCTCTCTTTTCTCTGATTGTGAAATTGAGTTTATGAATGGGGCTTTATCACACGGTAGCAGACTAGCAGTTGTTTTCTTGTTCATGTGATTTTGATTATCATTTCTGTTCAGTTATAGATGGTGTTTGTTGCCTTGGATGAGTGTCTCCAAATGCGGCATTCAAAGAGTGACTGTAGTTGAATGGGTACAGAATTAACTTTACATTCAGCTTATTGTGAAGTATGGAAGAAAACTACTTCAATTGTGACATTGGTGTATGTGCTATGCATAGAGCACAAATTGGTAACAAGCATGTAGTTATGATTTGTAATCCATCTGTAGGCACACCAGTGGCACTGTGGAAATTCATGCTTTTGAGGATGGGATTTAATAGCCATATATGGTTTggaaattaattagttaatgggGGTTGTTTGAAACAGATGTATGTGTTTGCCGACTTGTATTAACATTCAAGATGTAATCATCTTGTCTTTCATACCAATATGACACTGGAGCTGGTGTTACTTAGGCTTATTTCTTTGCAGTTCTTGCTTACTACGACCAATTTCTGTTCACCATTCattgttcttcatttttctccttCTTGTAATTAATTCCTTTTACTTTGTTTGTGTATGATCTCATGTTTCTTGAGTTGATCCACTTATCTTGATTGCAGATGATTTTCTCATACAAAATGCTCTTATATGTGCAGAGATTTTTCGGGTTTCTGGAATGATGCCCAATCAAGgatttggtgattttgataGACTGCGACATAGAAGCCCCAGCCCGATGGCTTCTTCAAACCTTATGTCAAATGTTGGTGGTACAGGACTAGGTGGCTGGAATGGCCTTCCTCAAGAGGTATCTGTTCTCTTGTTTTCAATTCTGGATGTCAATCGCTTATCTGTGATTTGTGttctcttaaattttgttttcgTTACATTTGACAATTCTTTAACATGTCTAATTCTACCCACTATAAGTttgcaaattttatttcttgctttatatgaaattttgtataaattaagtGAATAGCTCTTTGAGGTGTTCAGAATCGTATTACTTGGCTGTAGTTTCTCACATATCTCTTTTCATGATTCAATTTTGGAATTGTGGCActttcttgatttatttttctattatttgttCATATCTTATTGAACAATAATTGCATTGTGGAAGTGGCTTCTATGCACTACAGTTGGTTTAGCTAACATTATAAAGCTTTTAACTTACCATTAAATGGGGTCGAATCATCATGTTAAATGTACCAAACTGAATATAGTTGAGATTGATTCTGCTCTAAAATGAACGGTTAGAATTTGGTGAACTATTCAATATATGACCTAAATGACCCCTCCTGACTTCACTCTTGTGAGGTCATTCAATGCTGTTCTTGACTATCCGTCTGATTCAGATTATTGTTGGAATCTTAGTAGTCAAATATCCCTTTACgaataaaagaattcaaaaagaTCTGACTTTTtgttcttattaaaatttttaattattaattgaacaTCAGTGTTAAGCAAAGATGACTTTTAGAAAGTGAAATTAGTTCCTTCAGCAAGAATGGTTGTTGCAGATTACTACATACATTTTGTGTGCTTCTCTGTGTATCAACTCATATCCTATGCTGTGTGTTCTTTGAATGGTGAAAACCCATTTTTCTGTTTCTACTTTCTATCACTGCTTTATACTTATGTGTGTAATTCCATGGCTACATTACAGAGAATAGGTGGACCTCCAGGAATGACAATGGACTGGCAAGGTGCTTCTGCAAGCCCTAGTTCATATACAGTAAAGAGAATTTTGCGATTGGAAATTCCTGTGGATACTTATCCCAATGTAAGCTCAATACATAAAATGCTAGTTTATTTTGCCAAATCTGATTGGTTTATTGTACCACTGGAATTCTTCTCAATAAATTTAAGCCTTTATTGGGTAATAATACATTAACTGCCTGGTTTACTATTTTTGTTCAGTTTAACTTTGTTGGACGTCTTCTTGGCCCTAGAGGCAATTCACTGAAACGGGTGGAAGCTAGTACTGGATGCCGTGTGTACATTAGAGGAAAAGGTTCAATAAAAGATCCAGACAAGGTAAGCTTGCTGGTAGGTCTTCTTTTTGATCTAGTACTTCTGTAAACTTGCAAAATTTGCATGATGATTTTGCTGTAAACATCATATTAACACAGTGAATTtccaaacaatttcttttttcaattttttgacatcAAAGATTGGTTCTGAGTGCTGAAGTCagtttttctttatcttttgtcGTCTCAAGGAAGATAAGCTGAGGGGAAGACCAGGATATGAGCACCTCAATGATCCACTCCACATTTTAATTGAGGCTGATTTACCTGCCAGTCTTGTCGATATAAGGCTGAGACAGGCACAGGAGATTATAGAAGAATTGCTTAAACCTGTGGTATGCATCTCTAGTATAGTTCTTGTCATTTTCTATTCAAAACTTCTTCAGATATATCAgttgttttttacttttttcctaaaacatatttttcacTTCACAAGACTGTATGAAGAGGAAAGACATGATACATTATGTGGTTATGTTGCAGAAAGTGTGCTCTTCTATAGGACAAGTCTTGATATATGTTCTTGGTTGATCCCCTATAAATTTCTTGTCATTGTCATAAGCATTGAATCACTGTTGAGTTTCACCATCCAAGTTTATTGATGTCATTCAAATGGAAGTGTGTGGCAGCGGCTGCTGCCTGCTTAGAAGTGAGGAGAGAGGTCTGGGGTAAGGCATGCCGCCCAATTACATGCTGTTATGCAGAAATAGATGACATCTGATTCTTCAAGTTGCAAGTTATTTTCGATCTTTATATCAGATCAATTTTGGTGAAATAATGAGCAGACACAGATAGTCCAGTGATTTATTAGGCTCATAAGATCATGATTCAGTTAGCTAAAAATTTTCTCTGCtgctttcatatttttcaagttcTCTTTATTCTTATCATGAAACTTTCATATGCAGGATGAGTCGCAAGATTTTATCAAGAGGCAGCAGTTGCGTGAACTAGCGCTGTTAAATTCAAACCTCAGAGAAGACAGCCCTGGGCCAAGTAGTAGTGTCTCTCCATTCAATTCGAGTGGAATGAAACGTGCAAAAACAGGGCGCTGATAGTTCATATTTATCCCTATTTGAAATGGTTTTTACCCTTTTCCATGATTCCCTGGCTGAGTAAAATTCTGATACAGCTCAATTCAGCACAGCTACAGAGAAAAGGATTATGCTAACAGTTCTTGCTGGTGAGCTTTTCTGGTcggtttcttttattttggttttgtttttgggaAGAACAAAAAGTATAACAAAGAATGGAAGACAttaaaaagcacaaaaaaagaaaaagttatatAGTTGGTTCTTGAGTTGTAGGTTCTGTTGAGGTCAGATTTTCCTGTAAACTCAATACATTCATTGGATTTATTCTTGTGCCAGTAACTTTGAGGAGTGtggattatatataaatattaatgggGTCCAAGCATTAGGTGCTATCACAAGAAATTCAGAATTTTGTAGGTGTGTTTATGTCTATATgttcttattataaaaaatatagcaGCTTTGAGAAGATGAAATCATGTTAGTTGAGTCTGTACTATTCTCTTCTCATATTTATTAATCTCAATCTTCTGGATCTTGAATTTGTGGAGACATCTACCCTATTAAATATTGTACTTATTTTAGCATGGCTTCTCTCTTTCTGTCCCAagtatatttatatgtaaatttgtaaatataaatccTTTTCCCTTTGCTGGAGTGGCTTTAATTTTGTATGCTTTCGAGCTTTAGGTAAGAGATTCCAAGATGATGGTGGGGTTGTTCAAACATGTCTGCCCTGCCCGTGTGATTAGGTTTGGATCTGAGTTAAGCTAACTTGGCTCAGTGTTTGGCTTGATTTGAGATAGATGTAAGTTGGAGCTTCAGTTTAGTAACTTagttgagtttggtttgaatcttCTTTTGATAGTATTATTTATCTCGTTAGTGATACTATTTATCTCTTTTATGAAATCTTTGACGAGCTCAAATTAGCCCATTCTGGTTTGGCTTGGCTCAACCCTCTATGTTGTATGAACTTAGTCTTGTTACCTTTTGAACAAATTTGCATCAGGCTTTAGAACTTATAATTTCACGAGCACGCACACACGCACGCACGCACGCACGCACGCACGCACATATAATTTGGTGTATATATGATTATGTTATCATacgattgagtgttattttatttttaattaaaaatcattcaaccacataatgatatatcatttatttgttCATATATGTTCTCAAAAGTATCTATACATAGTTTAATtgatatatgtatgtatgataGTGCTTACAAGAGtgagcaataaaattatgtgtatttattttaagtatatatttaatatacataatcgtatgattgaatgattttgaattagaaataaaataacatttgatcacatgatatacaaataaatatgtatttatttgtatatttaaaatgaatacgtataatattatttgagaGTGAGATCCTAAATGAATGGAAGAGAAGATGACTAAATGGTTTATAGATACTGGGTGTCGAAACTAGTGCTTTAAATAAGTGATTAAAACTGTTTTTATAGCTCTTAGATTGGATTGATTCGAGATTGAGTTAggttatgatttaattattggATCAGACTGATATGATTATTACATTAACATTAGAATGATTAAAACTtgttctaaaatttaaattattattttagtgaGGCCAAAAGACTGATTCTTACCCAAGGTTTGGTAAAATCTTAAACTTATGcctgttatttttgaaaagtttcaatacttatttttttgtgaagttttattattaaggttaaggataaaaatataattttattaaaaaattaaaaatttgttacatttttttcaagtttaaaaatctaataattttttttatttaaagtttgaaaacggGTATTTTCCTATGTTTTCTACTCTTCTTTAACTATCTCTATTTTGGCTAATGATTGACCTTTTTCACTCATATTTGTCGATGACATTGGGAGAGATGGATAAGAAGAGCTAGTTGTTGATTGAAATGGAGGTGATTAGAGAAGAGTAGAAAATCTAAGAGTGGAAATGAccactttttatattttgagtggaggaaattttagatttttaattctAGAGgggtaatatgataaatttttaatttttttaatattttagtaaaataatatttttatttttaattataatattaaattttatcgtaaaagtatatatttaaaattttgaaagttaacgTATAAAAATTTGTGATTTCACTAtttcttgggtgggaaatagtctttagTGAAtgcaaacttcgtttttcattCATTATATTAAAGAAGCATCAGacattaaataatgaaattcatcataaaattatctataaatttataaaacaaaaacttcCTAGgatagttgataaatttttataggtGGAAAGACTTTTTCCTATTTAAGGTATAGTGGAATCTCAAACATATCcgtttactttaaaaaatttaaatatttatctattactAAACTTTTATCAGAATTTTTATTAggataaaaggtaaaattatgattttatcagtaatattaaaaaaaataattttattttatttttcctcaagttttgaaaactaataattttattatattttcaatactttttcatttttgaaaaatagtttccCCTTCTCAAATCCTTAGGTttcttcctttaattttttgcaaTCATTCGATAACAGCGACAAATGTCTCTTTGTCTCTGTCTAAAAAGAGACGTCTCT
Encoded proteins:
- the LOC123201263 gene encoding KH domain-containing protein At3g08620-like isoform X1, which translates into the protein MSGLYNPNFSPARAASPQIRSTPDIDSQYLSELLAEHQKLGPFTQVLPICSRLLTQEIFRVSGMMPNQGFGDFDRLRHRSPSPMASSNLMSNVGGTGLGGWNGLPQERIGGPPGMTMDWQGASASPSSYTVKRILRLEIPVDTYPNFNFVGRLLGPRGNSLKRVEASTGCRVYIRGKGSIKDPDKVSLLEDKLRGRPGYEHLNDPLHILIEADLPASLVDIRLRQAQEIIEELLKPVDESQDFIKRQQLRELALLNSNLREDSPGPSSSVSPFNSSGMKRAKTGR
- the LOC123201263 gene encoding KH domain-containing protein At3g08620-like isoform X2; translation: MSGLYNPNFSPARAASPQIRSTPDIDSQYLSELLAEHQKLGPFTQVLPICSRLLTQEIFRVSGMMPNQGFGDFDRLRHRSPSPMASSNLMSNVGGTGLGGWNGLPQERIGGPPGMTMDWQGASASPSSYTVKRILRLEIPVDTYPNFNFVGRLLGPRGNSLKRVEASTGCRVYIRGKGSIKDPDKEDKLRGRPGYEHLNDPLHILIEADLPASLVDIRLRQAQEIIEELLKPVDESQDFIKRQQLRELALLNSNLREDSPGPSSSVSPFNSSGMKRAKTGR